A region from the Geobacter benzoatilyticus genome encodes:
- a CDS encoding radical SAM protein: MKRSIERVAKFENLAKAYLSSHRHGTPAFVRMLPTDRCNLDCAYCWQRDNASADMSLEFFQAHVEKAKELSVGLMTFLGGEPMIWDPLPEAISFCTRHHILTDLTTNGTILTPDTVNILGRVGLDYLNISVDGAIATAVTRKTSIFRPGLMDALKEARIKHHMHARINSVIYKNNFEEIQALMEFSRKWDIQLSLGFIVPPLDPVHRSARDIYFMPGDEALLRTIVDTILRKKRARYPIIDPNSYFENIFKFIRREKFWECNYPTRYGWINVTPTGHIRSCTKKMDELDFRFLDLDLKQLKRVRAILKERVQSCNVDCYSNCAYDSYFYTKNKGELLKKVLRRLGLKRGQGLKRGQAAF, encoded by the coding sequence ATGAAAAGATCCATTGAGCGCGTTGCGAAATTTGAGAACCTCGCCAAGGCTTATCTTTCCAGCCACCGGCACGGCACGCCGGCGTTTGTCCGCATGCTTCCCACTGACCGATGCAACCTCGATTGTGCGTACTGTTGGCAGCGCGACAACGCATCTGCCGACATGTCCCTTGAGTTCTTTCAGGCTCATGTGGAGAAAGCTAAAGAACTCTCCGTAGGGTTGATGACTTTTCTTGGAGGCGAGCCAATGATTTGGGACCCTCTGCCCGAAGCAATATCGTTTTGCACTCGCCATCACATCCTGACGGACCTCACGACAAATGGCACTATACTTACCCCTGACACCGTCAACATCCTCGGTCGTGTAGGCTTGGATTATCTGAATATTTCAGTTGATGGGGCAATTGCCACTGCCGTGACCCGCAAGACCTCGATATTCCGCCCAGGACTGATGGATGCTCTTAAGGAAGCCCGCATCAAGCATCATATGCATGCCCGGATCAACTCGGTGATATACAAGAACAACTTCGAAGAGATCCAGGCGCTTATGGAATTCTCCCGGAAGTGGGATATCCAGCTTTCGCTGGGATTTATCGTCCCTCCCCTGGACCCGGTTCACCGGTCAGCCCGCGATATCTATTTCATGCCGGGAGACGAAGCCCTTTTGCGTACGATAGTAGACACGATTCTGCGGAAGAAGCGGGCCCGGTATCCCATCATCGATCCGAACTCGTATTTTGAAAACATCTTCAAGTTCATACGGCGTGAAAAGTTTTGGGAGTGTAACTATCCGACCCGCTATGGGTGGATCAATGTCACCCCAACCGGCCATATCCGTAGTTGCACGAAGAAGATGGACGAACTGGATTTTCGGTTCCTCGATCTTGATCTCAAGCAGCTGAAGCGAGTTCGCGCAATTCTCAAGGAGCGTGTGCAAAGCTGTAACGTTGACTGCTATTCGAACTGTGCATATGACTCGTATTTTTATACGAAGAACAAGGGGGAATTGCTCAAGAAGGTTCTACGCAGGTTAGGTCTGAAAAGGGGACAAGGTCTGAAAAGGGGACAGGCTGCTTTTTGA
- a CDS encoding phospholipase D-like domain-containing protein — translation MIRHLRLFILSTLLILTAVPGPRPLSATETSPATLPLFRSIQPLLAAHPGKTGLYVLEKGEESLLARAWLADHATKTIDVQYFIWSSDNVGILASEALLRAAERGVRVRVLVDDLLIDAPPESLLALARHPNIDIRIYNPKMTVGTSKAKRLANVVTDFRAVNQRMHDKTALFDGMVGITGGRNMADEYYDYDQEYTFRDRDILMMGPAVAEAEASFARFWESPLAVPVEKLLKKPLKKMTPERTGQVYAGLHAYAGKPENFAPEVRQALQDLPRRFDVLLREMVWEEARFISDLPGKNSGRQGLKGGGRSTAALVDAVRRARRRVTIQSPYLVMPEGGLELFRGLVKRGVEVRIVTNSLAATDNLQAFSGYRKQRGRLLKAGIAIREFRPDPAVRKELIERYPKLKEKPPTFAIHAKTLVIDGETLFVGTFNLDPRSANLNTEVGVLVRNPTLARRVEERIERDMLPENSWNPARDNPDRYASAAKRNKLRVWKALPLEPIL, via the coding sequence ATGATCCGACATCTGCGGCTTTTCATCCTGTCCACTCTGCTCATCCTCACCGCTGTTCCCGGCCCGCGCCCCCTGTCGGCCACCGAAACCTCCCCGGCCACGCTCCCCCTCTTCCGGAGCATCCAGCCTCTCCTGGCCGCCCACCCCGGCAAGACCGGCTTGTATGTCCTCGAAAAAGGAGAGGAGTCGCTCCTGGCCCGGGCGTGGCTGGCGGACCATGCCACGAAGACCATCGACGTGCAGTATTTCATCTGGAGCAGCGACAACGTCGGTATCCTGGCCTCTGAAGCCTTGCTGCGGGCGGCGGAGCGGGGGGTGAGGGTGCGGGTGCTGGTGGATGACCTCCTCATCGACGCGCCGCCGGAATCGCTCCTGGCCCTGGCCCGTCACCCCAACATCGACATCCGGATATACAACCCGAAGATGACGGTGGGGACCTCGAAGGCAAAGCGGCTCGCCAATGTTGTGACCGATTTCCGGGCCGTCAACCAGCGGATGCACGACAAGACCGCCCTGTTCGACGGCATGGTGGGCATCACCGGCGGCCGCAACATGGCCGACGAATACTACGACTATGACCAGGAGTACACCTTCCGGGACCGGGATATCCTGATGATGGGGCCGGCGGTGGCCGAGGCGGAGGCCAGCTTCGCCCGGTTCTGGGAAAGCCCCCTGGCGGTGCCGGTGGAGAAGCTGCTGAAAAAGCCCCTGAAGAAGATGACCCCGGAGCGGACCGGCCAGGTCTATGCCGGACTCCACGCCTATGCCGGGAAGCCGGAGAACTTCGCCCCGGAGGTCCGCCAGGCGCTCCAGGATCTCCCCCGGAGGTTCGACGTCCTGCTGCGGGAGATGGTCTGGGAGGAGGCCCGCTTCATCTCCGACCTGCCGGGGAAGAACAGCGGTCGGCAGGGTCTGAAGGGGGGCGGCCGGAGCACGGCGGCCCTGGTGGATGCGGTGCGCAGGGCCAGGCGGCGGGTCACCATCCAATCCCCCTACCTGGTCATGCCGGAGGGGGGGCTGGAGCTGTTTCGGGGACTCGTCAAGCGGGGGGTGGAGGTGCGGATAGTCACCAACTCCCTGGCCGCCACCGACAATCTCCAGGCCTTCAGCGGCTACCGGAAGCAGCGCGGCAGGCTCCTGAAGGCGGGGATCGCCATCCGGGAGTTCCGTCCCGACCCGGCCGTGCGGAAGGAGCTGATCGAGCGCTACCCGAAGCTGAAGGAGAAGCCCCCCACCTTCGCCATCCATGCCAAGACCCTGGTGATCGACGGCGAGACCCTGTTTGTCGGCACCTTCAACCTGGACCCCCGCTCCGCCAACCTGAACACCGAGGTGGGGGTGCTTGTCCGCAACCCCACCCTGGCCCGCCGTGTGGAGGAGCGGATCGAGCGGGACATGCTTCCGGAGAACAGCTGGAATCCGGCCAGGGACAATCCGGACCGGTACGCCTCGGCGGCCAAGCGGAACAAGCTGCGGGTCTGGAAGGCCCTGCCGCTGGAGCCGATACTCTAA
- a CDS encoding DUF4258 domain-containing protein, with amino-acid sequence MVEPLKPSEARKLIQHILKDGYVTYSRPHAIDRMKEREMDTSDCINILRGGKVSEGEYENGSWRYRVETPKMAVVVTFVAEDELMIVTAWREKR; translated from the coding sequence ATGGTTGAACCGTTGAAACCGAGCGAAGCCAGAAAGCTGATTCAGCATATCCTGAAAGATGGATATGTCACCTATTCCCGACCACATGCCATAGATCGCATGAAAGAACGGGAAATGGACACCAGCGATTGCATCAATATTCTTCGTGGCGGGAAAGTAAGTGAAGGCGAGTACGAGAACGGAAGTTGGCGGTACAGAGTTGAAACGCCGAAAATGGCGGTTGTCGTCACTTTCGTTGCCGAAGACGAACTAATGATTGTGACTGCGTGGAGAGAGAAGAGATGA
- a CDS encoding type II toxin-antitoxin system MqsA family antitoxin, whose amino-acid sequence MEREEMRCPICDRSELIESVENYHYRECGLENITLNGITVRKCPECGVVMPKIRNIEGLHDCIAKFLVKKAERLLPAEIVFLRKALGWSSSDLARNLQIDKAQVSKWEHGRVEMSKSNELLFREIIARGKKITDYHREDAARKSATVLRLFVEMDQDSEWKLAA is encoded by the coding sequence GTGGAGAGAGAAGAGATGAGATGCCCTATTTGCGACCGAAGCGAGCTCATTGAGTCCGTTGAGAACTACCATTATCGCGAATGCGGTCTTGAGAACATCACCCTGAATGGGATTACTGTTCGGAAATGCCCCGAGTGTGGCGTTGTCATGCCAAAGATTCGCAACATTGAGGGCCTGCACGACTGTATAGCCAAGTTCCTGGTGAAGAAGGCAGAGCGGCTTTTGCCGGCGGAGATTGTATTCCTCCGTAAGGCTCTAGGCTGGTCCAGTTCCGACCTCGCCAGGAATTTGCAAATCGACAAGGCCCAGGTTAGCAAATGGGAACATGGGCGGGTCGAGATGAGTAAATCGAATGAGCTTCTTTTCCGTGAAATTATCGCACGCGGGAAGAAGATCACGGATTACCACCGGGAAGACGCTGCCAGAAAATCGGCAACTGTCCTGCGTCTGTTTGTGGAAATGGATCAGGACAGTGAGTGGAAACTGGCGGCGTGA
- the gatB gene encoding Asp-tRNA(Asn)/Glu-tRNA(Gln) amidotransferase subunit GatB: protein MNYQAVIGLEVHVQLKTDTKIFCGCSTQFGASPNSQTCPVCLGMPGALPVLNRKVVEFAIKAGLATNCRIAPRSVFARKNYFYPDLPKGYQISQFELPICQNGHLDIEVEGETKRIGITRIHMEEDAGKLVHSDIPGLGSGSGVDLNRACTPLLEIVSEPDIRSADEAVAYLKKLHQIVVYLGICDGNMEEGSFRCDANVSVMPVGSTTFGTRTETKNVNSFRFVKQAIEYEIERQIELIEEGGKVVQETRLFNPESGETRSMRGKEEAHDYRYFPDPDLVPLVISNDWVEDARLTLPELPEARRNRYRAELGLSDYDAEVLTATREMAEYFEACVALGAPAKGAANWVMGEVTRALNEAGKGIGECPVTPERLTALLHLIEKGTISGKIAKTVFDEMWQSDKAPEAIVEEKGLVQVSDTGAIEKIIDEIMAANMGQVEEFRGGKEKVFGFFVGQVMRASKGKANPAVVNELLMKKLKGE, encoded by the coding sequence ATGAACTACCAAGCCGTCATCGGCCTTGAAGTCCACGTCCAGCTGAAGACCGACACCAAGATCTTCTGCGGCTGCTCCACCCAGTTCGGCGCCAGCCCCAACTCCCAGACCTGCCCGGTCTGCCTCGGGATGCCCGGCGCCCTTCCCGTCCTCAACAGGAAGGTTGTCGAGTTCGCCATAAAGGCCGGTCTCGCCACCAACTGCCGGATCGCACCGCGCTCGGTCTTCGCCCGGAAGAACTACTTCTACCCGGACCTCCCCAAGGGGTACCAGATCAGCCAGTTCGAGCTCCCCATCTGCCAGAACGGCCACCTAGATATCGAGGTGGAGGGGGAAACGAAGCGGATAGGCATCACCCGCATCCACATGGAGGAGGATGCCGGAAAGCTGGTCCACAGCGACATCCCCGGCCTGGGGAGCGGTTCCGGCGTGGACCTGAACCGGGCCTGTACGCCGCTCCTGGAGATCGTCTCGGAGCCGGATATCCGCAGCGCCGACGAGGCGGTGGCTTACCTGAAGAAGCTCCACCAGATCGTGGTCTACCTCGGCATCTGCGACGGCAACATGGAGGAGGGGAGCTTCCGCTGCGACGCCAACGTGTCGGTGATGCCGGTGGGTTCCACAACCTTCGGCACCCGCACCGAGACCAAGAACGTCAACTCCTTCCGCTTCGTGAAGCAGGCCATCGAGTACGAGATCGAACGCCAGATCGAGCTGATCGAAGAGGGGGGGAAGGTGGTTCAGGAGACCCGCCTCTTCAACCCGGAAAGCGGCGAGACCCGCTCCATGCGCGGCAAGGAGGAGGCCCACGACTACCGTTACTTCCCAGATCCGGATCTGGTGCCCCTCGTTATCTCCAACGACTGGGTCGAAGATGCGCGTCTCACGCTTCCCGAGCTTCCCGAGGCGCGGAGAAATCGCTACCGCGCCGAGCTGGGGCTTTCCGACTACGACGCCGAAGTCCTGACCGCCACCCGTGAGATGGCCGAGTACTTCGAGGCGTGCGTGGCCCTCGGCGCCCCGGCCAAGGGGGCTGCCAACTGGGTGATGGGAGAGGTGACCCGGGCACTGAACGAGGCGGGGAAGGGAATCGGGGAGTGCCCCGTCACGCCGGAGCGGCTCACGGCGCTGCTGCACCTGATCGAAAAGGGGACCATCTCCGGCAAGATCGCCAAGACCGTCTTTGACGAGATGTGGCAGAGCGACAAGGCCCCGGAGGCCATCGTGGAGGAAAAAGGACTCGTCCAGGTATCGGACACCGGCGCCATCGAGAAGATCATCGACGAGATCATGGCCGCCAACATGGGGCAGGTGGAGGAGTTCCGGGGCGGCAAAGAGAAGGTCTTCGGCTTCTTCGTGGGTCAGGTGATGCGGGCCTCCAAGGGGAAGGCCAATCCGGCGGTGGTGAACGAGCTGCTGATGAAGAAGCTCAAGGGAGAGTAG
- the gatC gene encoding Asp-tRNA(Asn)/Glu-tRNA(Gln) amidotransferase subunit GatC: MKITRAEVDAVALLARLELAPEETETFTGQMDAILAYVEKLNELDTDGIIPTSHAVPVENAFRADAVRPSIGVENALANAPDRVEGFFRVPKVIE, translated from the coding sequence ATGAAGATAACCAGAGCTGAAGTAGACGCCGTTGCTCTCCTGGCACGCCTTGAGCTGGCCCCGGAGGAGACGGAGACCTTCACCGGCCAGATGGACGCCATCCTCGCCTACGTGGAAAAGCTGAACGAGCTGGACACGGACGGCATCATCCCCACCTCCCACGCAGTGCCGGTGGAAAACGCCTTCCGCGCCGACGCGGTCCGCCCCTCCATCGGCGTGGAGAACGCCCTGGCCAACGCCCCCGACCGGGTGGAAGGATTCTTCCGGGTGCCGAAGGTGATCGAGTGA
- the mtnA gene encoding S-methyl-5-thioribose-1-phosphate isomerase — MSFRTIEWRDDKVVMIDQTRLPGEEVYCEYGDYKSVAEAIRGMIIRGAPAIGVAAAMGVALGAREIIADTQESFLRQLDNVCDVMARTRPTAVNLFWAIERMKRVAVCSCDKSLDELREILKVEAIRIEQEDLAICKAIGRHGAALIPEGATVLTHCNAGGLATAGYGTALGVIRAAHEAGKNIQVFADETRPWLQGARLTAWELMKDGIPVTLISDNMAGFFMNRGEITCCVVGADRIAANGDTANKIGTYSVAVLARENNIPFYVAAPISTLDLSLENGEQIPIEERHSREVTHLQGLPVAPEGIAVRNPAFDVTPARYIAGIITEKGVVTGDYSKKLKDLVTP; from the coding sequence ATGTCCTTCAGAACCATAGAGTGGCGCGACGATAAGGTGGTGATGATCGACCAGACCCGGCTTCCGGGCGAGGAGGTCTACTGCGAGTACGGCGACTACAAGAGCGTGGCCGAGGCGATCCGGGGGATGATTATCCGCGGGGCCCCGGCCATCGGGGTGGCTGCTGCCATGGGGGTGGCACTGGGGGCCAGGGAGATCATCGCCGACACCCAGGAGTCGTTTCTGCGGCAGTTGGACAACGTCTGCGATGTCATGGCCCGCACCCGCCCCACGGCGGTGAACCTCTTCTGGGCCATCGAGCGGATGAAACGGGTGGCAGTTTGTAGTTGCGACAAATCCCTGGATGAGCTGCGCGAGATTCTGAAAGTCGAGGCAATCCGGATTGAACAGGAAGACCTGGCGATCTGCAAGGCCATCGGCCGCCACGGCGCGGCACTGATACCGGAAGGGGCCACGGTCCTTACCCACTGCAACGCCGGCGGCCTCGCCACGGCCGGCTACGGCACGGCCCTGGGGGTAATCCGGGCGGCCCACGAGGCCGGAAAGAACATCCAGGTCTTTGCCGATGAGACCCGTCCCTGGCTCCAGGGGGCGCGGCTCACGGCGTGGGAGCTCATGAAGGACGGCATTCCCGTTACCCTCATCTCCGACAACATGGCCGGCTTTTTCATGAATCGGGGCGAGATCACCTGCTGCGTGGTGGGAGCCGACCGGATCGCCGCCAACGGGGACACGGCCAACAAGATCGGCACCTACAGCGTGGCGGTCCTAGCCAGGGAAAACAACATACCTTTCTATGTGGCTGCCCCAATTTCCACCCTCGACCTGTCCCTGGAAAACGGCGAACAGATCCCCATCGAGGAGCGCCACTCCCGTGAGGTGACCCACCTCCAGGGGCTTCCCGTGGCGCCGGAAGGTATCGCCGTCCGCAATCCCGCCTTTGACGTGACCCCGGCCCGCTACATCGCCGGAATTATCACCGAAAAGGGGGTGGTTACCGGTGATTACTCCAAGAAGCTCAAAGACCTCGTGACGCCATGA
- the gatA gene encoding Asp-tRNA(Asn)/Glu-tRNA(Gln) amidotransferase subunit GatA, whose amino-acid sequence MELHDLTIHELHDRLKRKEISSVEATKAMLARIEAVDPKVNAYITVTPEEALAAAEAADRRIAAGDMTPLTGIPIGLKDIFVTKGIRTTCASKILGNFVPPYDGTAVAKLKEAGAVIVGKLNQDEFAMGSSGESSAFGPTRNPWNLDCIPGGSSSGSAAAIAARTATATLGTDTGGSIRQPASHCGCVGLRPTYGRVSRYGVIAYASSLDQVGPVTRDVTDCALMLQAVAGHDSMDSTSVEVPVPDYTKALTGDVKGLKLGLPREYYIEGLDPDVKRAMDEAIETYRGLGAEFVDISLPHTDYAVATYYLIATAEASSNLARYEGVRFGHRAEGAANLIDMFRKTRSEGFGAEVKRRIMIGTYALSSGYYDAYYLKAQKVRTLIMQDFLKAFETVDAILTPVAPTPAFKIGEKTSDPLQMYLSDIFTIPVNLAGTCGISVPAGMSTAGLPIGLQLIGRPFGEETILRAAHAFEQATEWHMQKAQI is encoded by the coding sequence ATGGAACTTCATGATCTGACCATACACGAACTGCACGACCGGCTGAAGCGGAAGGAGATATCCTCCGTTGAGGCGACGAAGGCGATGCTCGCCCGAATCGAGGCGGTGGACCCGAAGGTGAACGCCTACATCACGGTCACCCCCGAAGAGGCCCTGGCCGCGGCGGAAGCTGCCGACCGGCGCATTGCCGCCGGCGACATGACCCCCCTCACCGGCATCCCCATCGGCCTCAAGGACATCTTCGTCACCAAGGGGATCCGCACCACCTGCGCCTCGAAGATCCTCGGTAACTTCGTCCCCCCCTACGACGGGACGGCGGTGGCGAAGCTGAAGGAGGCCGGTGCGGTCATCGTGGGGAAGCTGAACCAGGACGAGTTCGCCATGGGCTCCTCCGGCGAGTCCAGCGCCTTCGGCCCCACCCGCAACCCGTGGAATCTCGACTGCATCCCCGGCGGCTCCTCCAGCGGCTCGGCGGCGGCCATCGCGGCCCGTACCGCCACGGCGACCCTCGGCACCGACACCGGCGGCTCCATCCGCCAGCCCGCCTCCCACTGCGGCTGCGTGGGACTTCGCCCCACCTACGGGAGGGTCTCCCGCTACGGGGTCATCGCCTACGCCTCGTCCCTGGACCAGGTGGGCCCCGTGACCCGGGACGTGACCGACTGCGCCCTGATGCTCCAGGCCGTGGCCGGCCATGATTCCATGGACTCCACGAGCGTCGAGGTGCCGGTCCCCGATTACACGAAGGCCCTCACCGGCGACGTGAAGGGGCTGAAGCTGGGGCTTCCCAGGGAGTACTACATCGAGGGGCTCGACCCGGACGTGAAGCGGGCCATGGACGAGGCCATCGAGACCTACCGGGGGCTCGGTGCCGAGTTCGTGGATATCTCGCTCCCCCACACCGACTACGCCGTGGCCACCTATTACCTGATCGCCACCGCCGAGGCCAGTTCCAACCTGGCCCGCTACGAGGGGGTCCGCTTCGGACACCGGGCCGAAGGGGCCGCGAACCTCATCGACATGTTCCGCAAGACCCGCTCCGAGGGGTTCGGGGCCGAGGTGAAGCGGCGGATCATGATCGGCACCTACGCCCTCTCCTCCGGCTACTACGACGCCTACTACCTGAAGGCCCAGAAGGTCCGCACCCTCATCATGCAGGACTTCTTGAAGGCCTTCGAGACCGTGGACGCCATCCTCACCCCGGTGGCCCCGACCCCGGCCTTCAAAATCGGCGAGAAAACGAGCGACCCGCTCCAGATGTACCTTTCCGACATCTTCACCATCCCAGTGAACCTGGCCGGCACCTGCGGCATCTCCGTCCCCGCCGGGATGAGCACTGCCGGACTCCCCATCGGCCTCCAGCTCATCGGCCGCCCCTTCGGGGAGGAGACCATCCTTCGCGCCGCCCACGCTTTCGAGCAGGCCACGGAGTGGCATATGCAAAAAGCACAGATTTAG